CCAGAATCTGAAAAAGTTTGACAAATTCAACAATAAAATTAGTCAAAATCAACTCTTTACTACTGCGCATATAACTAGCATCGCAAACCCATCCAAAAGTCAATGCTAACAATATGGATTTCGAATTCGACGCCCATTTAGCTACCTTCATCTGGATTTGGCTGAACTGGTTCCTGATCATCGAGGGCCTGAGGTGGTGGCGGATCTTCAGCTTCTTGAACTGGCCGCTGCTGCAGCTGCCGCAGCTGCGGTTCTTGATCAGCTGCCATCTTCGCTGCTTGATCACCTCCAATCCTATGCGATTGTTTACGCCGCGGTCGGCTGGAATGCGGGGCAGAATGCCCCTCACCACCTTGAGGAATTGAAGTTCGTTTCTGTGCAGCCATTTTTGGGACTTCTTTTTGTATTTTCCCTTTCTTCCTCCCTCTTATGGTTTCCTCTGGCAACTTCCAAACCACCCCTTCTTTAATGGGTTGCGGAGATTATttggaaataaataaaaggattgAAGAAGATGATGGTTGCAGGCTATGGGGAGGATAATTGACTGGGGAGAGTGACGGAAGAGTTGCTGTCTTTCGCTTCTTTTTTTATCCTTCTTTCTGCCTTTCGAAGTTGGAACTTGGAAGAACGGTTCAACCTAGCAGTGAAGTGTCCGAAATACCCCTGTTTAGTTGTTCAATTTGTAAGTTAATCGAATTTACATGGTGACGCCGCCGCAGCGTTCCTCAATTGATACCGCAAAATAAGTATAGGTAtcaaattgaccaaaaaaattatataagaaCTGAATTGACACTATAAAAAATATAGGGACGGAATTGGTCATTTTCcctttcaaataatctcttCAATTCAATTGaatcagaaaacaaaagaaacaagccccccaaccccccccccccccccccccaccccacgccacacacacacacacacacacacacacaggaGTTTTGAATGGAGGTCGCGAAGCTGCCGGAAATTCTCAGCGTTTTTGAGTCTTCTCTTTCCCAAATTAAATGGAAGCTGCGTCCTTCTTCAAAGCGTCGGCTCGAGACAGGTATTAATGATACTATACCGTCGTTGTCAGCTGTTTCAATCTATCATTTAAGACTTGGTTGAAACTTGAATGATGCTTTTCTCGAGTCCCACCAGGTCTTTTGCTTTGTGGGTCTCCTTTTTATTTGCTAGTTCTGTGTATCCATGTTTAGTGCTGTCTGCAAAGTAACGTTGATGAATTGAATTACCAGCAACTTCTTCTTCCCTTAATCTTCTAAGGAATATTTGAATTTCCCAAAAGAAATTTGTTGAAAATTAACGTTGATaatttgtattttaataaaattctatttttttctttaaaatataaaatttcacTTTGTCAGCCAAGTTTTTTTTCTTGAGATCATTGGACAAGTGTGCTAtagaaatttgagaaatttggTGTAAATGCCACGCTAGGCTAGTTAAATGATAAAGACGGCATAATTTTGGGCTATTTATTGTTAAGGCTATTGTAGGTTTGTACAAAATTGTGCACTCTCTTGTGGACATTCATTGATATATGTTGTTACCATATATTCATTATCAACTGCCCTTTAAGATAAATATCAGAAAATTAAGAGAAGTGATATTTGCACTCTCCAATTAGCCTCTAGCACTCCTTGGAGGCTATATTTTTAATGAGTGAATTGGAGTGCAAAAGGCTAAATGAGGAGTTCGAATGTCAATTCCCAAAATTAAAGCTTTCTTGCCAATCGACAATTCTAGCCTCCTTTTTTACTTACTTCACTAGAAAGAGATTTCTCCCAAATACTGTAAAATATGATTccattttccattttccattttctattCTAAAAGCCTAAGTGTAATTTGTAGTTGTTATTCTGCCAGTATTTAGCAAAGTAATGTGACAAACTAAGGCGTTCAGTATGATCATGTTATAGCAAGAAAAGTGCTTTAGGTGCTCAAATGGTAGTTCTGTTATTGCCGATGGCTAATTTGTACTCCAGGATGTAGTAAGTATGTCCTTCTTTCGTCTTTTCTTAAGGCAGGAATTTGGCATATTTCTGATGCTGTTCTATACAAGTTTATATGATTGTGACTCTGCATAAAATAGTTCACATGAACTGCTGTTTGTTATTAGTCCCTTATACGAGTAAAAATTCCTTGTCATTTTCCTGTTGTAATGCATCaattttcaatgctttcttTGAGTTAGATGTTTTGGCATTGATCACGGAGATGAGGCCAGTTGTAACGGTAGATTATGGTGGAAAGATGCCTGAATTGCAAGAACAGCTTTGTTCTTTTCTTGACAGCTGCCGTTATTAGTCCCTTATACGAGTAAAAATTCCTTGTCATTTTCCTGTTGTAATGCATCaattttcaatgctttcttTGAGTTAGATGTTTTGGCATTGATCACGGAGATGAGGCCAGTTGTAATGGTAGATTATGGTGGAAAGATGCCTGAATTGCAAGAACAGCTTTGTTCTTTTCTTGACAGCTGCCAAAAGGTTAGTGTCTGAATTAATTTCACTTGTTTCACTTTATCTAATTGTATCTCAATATCAGTGCCTGAAGTTTCATCTGTTCACTTTATCTGATTATTTGTGCCGTGAATAATTTCTTCTCTTCCATGTATCGAGTTTGTGTCCTATCTTCTTGTCATTGAAGCCATCATTTATTGGTTTGACAATGAGATCACTAGTTTGAGTCTAGCTATGAGTAAATCCTGTTGGCTATTCTAATCATCAATATATGAGCTGCATGGTGATTCAGAAATTTTTAAGAGGTTATTGCTGCATCAATTAATTATTTGGAATTTTCTAAGCAAAAGGGGTGCATAGTTTTGGGCTCATTTTATGCCTATGGTACATGTATTCCATTTTCATAAGATACTTAGCATGTGTGCCTTCTATTACTTGTTTTACACATAAACTGGGGATTATGGACAGGAAATTAATGAGTAAAAATTATCTACAATCTGTTAAATTTTGGTTACTGACAGACCTGAGTTTCTCTTGATAATTGTGAAGGGCTCATCTTTCCCTTGTTACATCTCCTTAAGGATCGATAGCATTATATCACCACATCAAAGAGTGATTAGATTGTTAGTTTTGCAATTAGGTTGTAAGAACTGACAACTCAATTGGTATAATTGGCACTCATAAAGTTTGAACTTCTGGAAATTTAGGGGCTGTTTTTGTTAGCTTAAGGCAATCCAATTATGGATTCTTATTAAActaaactaaaatttttttgaggtGTTTTAGTTTATTTGTCCATTTGGTGAATCTGGTGATGCTAACTGGTTGCACAAATGAACCAGCACCAACTAGGCAATTTTGGTGGGTTTAATGGATGAGAGGTGATGAGATGCTTTGGTGAACGTGAGGAAGATGAAGAGATTAATCAGAAAAAAGATGGAGAGTATGTTTTTCATATCGAGGTAGATGAAAGGTTGAGTCTGAGGGTAAAGTTGGACTCAACATGCTGGATGGAGCAAACGAAGGAAAATAATAAGTGTTGGTCTAAAGTAACCTGTTGGTGATTCTTTAGTTGTTACTACTTACTAGTGCAATCGTTGGATATAAATAAATTACGTGCATATTTTATTCCTAGTTACTATTCCATGTTATTAGTAACTTATGGGTGACTTTAGAACTTCGTGCCATCTGATCATCTAAAAGAATTAACAAAGAAAACTAATAATAGGTACCAATATCCAGGATAGAGATGGGATTTGACAATGATATCTATTTTGTATCGCAACCCCTGTATTTAACTATTTATTTATGTGTAACTTAATCTCTTTGCAATTTTGGTGTTTTATAATACTAATTTTAGAATGATTTATTTTCGAATATCTTATGCACCTATGAGTATAGGAAATATGTCCCTGCACCCATATCTCAAATTTAGACACGTATCTGTGATCCTGTAATTTTGAAATATGCGAATCCAACACATCACCACACACCATTAGGCACTGACGCCCAAGTCCATGTAACAATAGGGTGTGGCATATTGTTGGCCCATTTCAACAAATTTTAGTAAGCAGTGGTCCATGGAGGTGTTGCTTTATGTACATTTAGTTTGCAAACTTGGAGAGATATTGCTCAAGGAGGTTTTGGGAAGCCATGGTTGTAGAATTTGGCAGCCTTGGATGGCCCAATGCTTCTAACCTTTTTCAGAGTGTCTACCTCCTGTCACCTAAGCTTTTACAACCATGTTGACACAAGGTGACCTGTGTGCTTGGCATTGGGGCAATGTTGGTAACTTTTTAGGGATATACATTCATGTGAAGACGGTCATTCGTGGTTTTAAGCAAGTTTAGTGTATTCTGTGCGGAAATTAATGAGCAGGCCGTATGTGAAATTAATGAGGTTAGTGTGGGCCATGAGGTAACATTGTGGTTTGACAAGTAGTGCATTCATTGGCTAAGTAATTGGACTATTGTCACATGGGCCTGTGGTATGACGAGGAACGGGCCATGATGTAGGCACCAGTTTCTGTTACATAGCTTGGTTTGACAATAGGATCTGACCAAACTATTGACAGTTACAAGTTGTTTATTGAATTTGCATAGATTTTGGAATGTGGCACTTGGAGGCCATGTGTCATGTTTGTAATATGTAGGCTAACACTTGTGATTGGCACTATTGGCGGAATATTCGATATTTGAGGCCCTAAGATGAGATGCATGTGTGATTGAGCATGTGCTTGAGGAAATTGTTCTATTTAATGAGGGTTCTTTGTACTTAGCTCAGGCCTGTCAAGAAGGTTGtgaatcttgatttttttaacattttttgaaacttttaaGTGCTAGTGTGTTAGTTTGGTGAATAGAGccttgaaggaaaatttttgCTGTACTTGTGTTTGTATGTGAGACATTTTAGCAAATACCTTGTGCATGTTTTGTTGACTACTAGCTTTGAGGGACATTATTGGCACCACATCAGGTCAGAGGAATGTTTGTGACAACAATCCATTTAATTTAAGCCACAAACGTAAATTGGTATgaagctttcttttatttctttttccttggttGCCTACTTGCCTAATATTACTCCAACTTCTTTTTAATGATACATACTTCCAAAGACACCTATTAAATatcagattttttatttcatggaTTCTTCAATGGTTCTGAATTAAATTAGACTTTTTATGTGCTAAAGATAATTTTGATATGTAACTGATCTTTATCTGCTTGTTTGTCAGGAGTCACCTGTTTTTGAGCTTCTGAAAGTCATGGTTATAGAGGATATGATATATTTGATTCATGCAAGAGCACTTGCAGAATTTGTGAAGTCAAgtttaaatttggaaacagaaGTGGTTCTCATTGATGTTGAACAGGATCCTCCAAAGGTTTTGTTCTATTGAAACATTATCCTTGAAATCTGTTGTTCGTTTCATACTCAAATTCCTGATGCATTGTGATTCCAGATGATGGCACAAAATTATAAAAGCTCTGCAGCTGCAGAATTTCTATCAATTCAGAAGAAATTTTACTCTCTCTTTCATTCGAATCCTGTGAAAAGGGATCTCTTGCAATGTGAAGGGACTGAAACAAGGACTGGTACTGGGACCTCCAACTCCACTGGGGTAATTGATCTCAGCAGCTGGATTCAGGAAACTGAGGTCACaattccagccattaatgggtACCAACCTACTTTCACCTCATCTTTCATAGCTTTTATTTCTGGATATATATCTCATTATTTACTTAATCTATTAAGTTACCTCCTAGTCTTCAAAAAGGCTTATTTCAATTGTATCATCCTTGTTGCCATGCATATGATTAAACTTACACTGTTTTATCTTCATGTCTTGCCTAATGTCCACAAACTGCTAGTAACATGTAGGGAATGACCACTTGGACCCTTAAGTTTGATGTCAGATGTGCTTGCCAGCCAAAAGAGCAAAATGTGATCTGTAGGTGTTATGCATATAGATTGTGATCAGATCTGGAGTTTGACAATTCTGTTTCCCCAATAACTTGGGTTTAGCACTCAATGCAAGAGAAGTGTTGGACCCAGAATTTAGGAGGGTCAAgttctttcacttttcctttgtATGATGTATAATTTGCTTGTCATCAGCTTGAGTTTTCCTGTGCCACCTATTCTCTATTCAGGTGCATGAGTACAGCAATACCAAATGTTGCTAAAAGTTCTTGAAGTTATGAGTTGTAGATGAATTGCTTAATTTATTGGTCTTAATCACATATTTTTATTTGACTTCCCAACATTTAGATTTTTTGTCTTGATTATCTCTTCTCCATCCCATTAATGCGGGAAACCTGATATTGAAAATTACTTTTTTGTAAAAGCTACACACTGGTTTTCACAATTACTAAGTTACCAGGCAGAATGGTCTTTTGTATGGTTTGAGAATTGGCCTTTAACCACTTGTTTAAGTCTTTCCACTTGGCAGCTATTGAGCCCATATGTAATGTTTTGGTCTTTATATTAAGTGTTACTGGGCTTTTTCGAATATTTCTTTGTGGATTACCAATTGGGATCCTTGGAAAGTTTACTACTGTTTCCTGCTTTCCTTGCTTTGCCCATGGGTCCATGAAGGTTGTTAATTACAAATCCTTTTGCTCCAGATGGCTTCTTGGTTATCCAGTGGTATACTTGTTCTGCAAGGAACATATTGAGGATGCTGTATGTAACCTCTCCACCAAGTCCCTAAATCTATATCAAATTTTTGTTAGCAGGTTCGTATAGACACATATAGCTTGAAAGTCAACTTCTTGCAGTTTTTAATTTGTTTCATTATGTTTGGTTTTTACTACAAGTTACTTCATCTTCTTCACAAATTGTTGACGTCACAAGTAACTGTAGTGCAGGATACACTGATGTTATGTGAATGACACGTATTCTTTGTTTGTTGTAATTATTAGTGCTTTAACCATTCGTGCAATAATGAATGTACTCAATGAAACTTCTACTAAATCACTATAACATGGCCGTTTTTGTGATCATGTGCATTTCTGGTTGTTGATAAATTTAAGCAGGAAAGCTATTAGTCAGGCTAATTTCAGGAATTGCTGGACAAAGATGAATCTTAAATATTGTAGAGATACTGCTGTAGaagataaaggaaaaattgGGTAACATGGCTTGCCACATTTTAAGCATATTCATCAATCAGAACTTCATATAAAGTGCATTTTATACCTTCTCTTCCCCTGTCATTGACTGTCCAGACCCACGATACCCTTATCCTTCAAAGGTGCAGGTCTTGCTTTTGACTAAAGAAAAGCAACGGTTATAGGGATACTCTCCTGGAACTGGAATGCTTTTTCTCAAAGGTAAGCCAATTCTGGATGCTTTGCTAGTAGCCAAAGGATGAACCTATTGAAGAATTATTAGCCAAGAAGGTGATCTATGTAAATTGGACATTGGAAAAGCTTTCGATCATGTTAGAGTTTTTCTTGTACCTGAAAAATAGGATGGGATTCCAGACAAATGGTTCAAATGGATAAAATTCCACATCTCAATACCAATTCTTTATACTTTTAAATGGCTCCTCTGTAGGCTTGTCTGTAGCCTGACCTAAGGCAAGGAGACTTTTTATCTCCTTTCCTTTTGATAAATCACCATAAGAGCATTGAACAGGGTCATCATGAAAATGGAGTCCATGAGATAATTGAATGTTTCCCTGTTGTAGTGATGGAAAGGAGTTGGCAGGATATTTTAAACTTTTAGCATATGGTCTTGTACTGCATTGTGAATTAAGAACTTGCTAGATAAGAGTGATTAGATGTGTAATGTGTTCTGCACCTTTATGCATTTTGTTGCTGATTTTGGAGTTTAGGAATGACAAGCTGTCAGTCCCGCATAGGCGGATAGGTGCAAATCAGTTCATTGGAACAGCATTTACTTTTTGATTCAGGAATATTGACCAAGAGATTCCTTGTGATTTGTTGATTTTATCGGCCAAGCATGTAGATCTCCCGGTAGAtaggttttcttttgtaattctGGTTGCACCTCTTGGTGCCTTTTGATATGTTTTCTACCATCGAAACAAATACTACAAAATAAAGCAAAAGGTCAACACCATTGAATAGGGGAAAACAGAAGGATTAATGACTACAACtatattttaattattcttccttcatttttatttttattttttttttattttgtatttcttttccttgtcCCCTTACCCTTTCTCCTGCTTTCTCTTGATCTCCTCCAGTCTAAGACCTTCTAACCATACTTCCCACCTATCCCTCTCTTCCCCAGCACCACAAGCTTTACTTCCTCCATTTTCCTACAGTGTTGCTCCCCCTTTCGTCATTTGCAACAACACCTCCCCCTTTTTCAACTTAGATCTGAGGCCAAAGTCCTTATACCACTGTCCCATCCTCATCTCATCTATTCTGATTGAAGCATTACTAACTTGTTACTGCCCCCTGCTTTGCCCTTCCAACCAGACTTGCAAATGGTATTCTGTTATTCTGTTCAAGAGTTGCCAATGCCTGCtattgtttgaatttttttgaatgGCCTAATCAGAAATTTCTTGAGATTTATAATCCATGTCAGCTAACAACTATTTGGATTAGAAATTTGATTTctactttattattatttgagtTCTAGCTTGATCTTCATCTTTTTGGTTTGAGTTGAGTTTtgtgtatttggctattttgaggTTGATTGTCAAAGCTGTGGTGTTTCAATTTTGTCTAGGATAGTTTGACatcaaaaatatgaaattttacttttatttggtGGTGGAGATGGTGGTGATATTGGAGGAAGGACTGTTTGTGCAAAGTGTTgctttttctttattatttttgttagaGTGAGCATAGGATTGGATATACTGCAAAATTGGATTGCTTTGATGTAGATACTGCAAAGATATGCTCTGGTGGCATGCGGCAATGACCGGCAAAAGGAGCTCATGCCCAACATGCTTGCACCTATACTATTGTGAGTGGTTTTGGgaaatgaagaggaagaagaagaagaagggacAAAGAGAAGAGAAACAGAAATGAACAAAAGTTAAAACTTGTTCAAAGCATACAGTTTCCAAGTTTTATTCTATAAGTTAAATAATaacagaaaatccaatcattacCCTTTAGTCAAATATTAACATTAACATTTTTGAGGTTAATGTCTTAAAATGATAgaaatcatttaattttgacgGCTCAACCATGAGGTGTAGAATAAATATTTCTCTAATAAATAATCAATTGTAAAATTAGAGGTAATTGGATGAACAAAAACATAGATGGAATGGAGAAAGAGGTATTGTGTAGTTGACCCATGattgctttttttctttttttaatagcACTTACAGCCCTTGGTTTAGTGGAATGAAGAAAGATGATTTGCCTAGCTGAGCAATGAGGTCTGGGCTATTGTAATTGATTGAGTTGAGTTGGAGTAATTAAACTCATCATTCTTTGGTGTTTATGCATCCGAAAAAATAAACCTGACCTTGAAAAAAAGGTGCCTTATGTAGTCATGATGTGTGGTTACTACTGACATGTTTCCTGGGAGTCTAATAATGATTACTTTTCATTTTAGCTTTGTCTTTCTTGGATCTTGCTATATTTAAACTGTTTTTCAATACATAACTGTGCCTAaacttttttaatgttttatgtTGTCTGTTTAAGTATTTAATCTTTATGTTTTTTTCTGTCTGCAAATATGCAAATAACATTCTTTTACTTCCTTAGTGCcagttctttttttcttttttttggggggggggggggggggtgggggtagGGGAGGGCTTGGTTGAGGTTATGCCTAACCATATGCTGATATTTTTGTATTTGTGATTGTAGGAGTGGGATACCTAGTAGAGGAGCTCAATGTGAAGAATTAATGAGGTACACTTCTCTATGCATATTCTAAGTTCATGTGTTTGGGGTATATATTTTTGGGTAGAAGAGAACAGGGAAAATTACATGCAGAGCCCAAATGCAAACTCTTtaaatttaggatttttttttttaactcactGAGGTTTGAATGGAACTGTTAAAAGCTTTGGGCTGAGATGATCCAACTGTCTATTACCGACCTGAACGCACTAACTGGCTTGCTTTCGGTTTGACTTCTAACTCAAATTTGGTTCCATGTTTGCAATTTAAGTTGGGATGCTTCCTGGCAGAAGGATCTTGAGATCAAACTTTGCTTCTACtgattataatttttgtgtTTGTTGTCGCATTTTAAAGGCATATAGCTTGCTacctgagtttttttttttttttgtccattctttctttctttgctttcttCTCTGTGACTCCACTTAAGGTTTTTTTCCATACGCATCTAGTTCTCAGTTACATCATGCTGAACATCATGTGAAACGGGCATgacttttttccaaaattgatgTGGTTTATCAAGAGTTTCTATTGCCTATATTGACTTCAAAATCCCAGCCTCCAAAGACAATATTGCTGATTCTTCAATTCTTTGTGTGAATTAGAGATGCCAAACTACTAGCTCCATTCAGCCTCTGCAAGTCACCTTAAAGAAACTGAAGACTT
This region of Coffea arabica cultivar ET-39 chromosome 3c, Coffea Arabica ET-39 HiFi, whole genome shotgun sequence genomic DNA includes:
- the LOC113734909 gene encoding uncharacterized protein isoform X4, with product MEVAKLPEILSVFESSLSQIKWKLRPSSKRRLETDVLALITEMRPVVMVDYGGKMPELQEQLCSFLDSCQKESPVFELLKVMVIEDMIYLIHARALAEFVKSSLNLETEVVLIDVEQDPPKMMAQNYKSSAAAEFLSIQKKFYSLFHSNPVKRDLLQCEGTETRTGTGTSNSTGVIDLSSWIQETEVTIPAINGWLLGYPVVYLFCKEHIEDAVCNLSTKSLNLYQIFVSRKAISQANFRNCWTKMNLKYCRDTAVEDKGKIG
- the LOC113734909 gene encoding uncharacterized protein isoform X2 gives rise to the protein MEVAKLPEILSVFESSLSQIKWKLRPSSKRRLETDVLALITEMRPVVMVDYGGKMPELQEQLCSFLDSCQKESPVFELLKVMVIEDMIYLIHARALAEFVKSSLNLETEVVLIDVEQDPPKMMAQNYKSSAAAEFLSIQKKFYSLFHSNPVKRDLLQCEGTETRTGTGTSNSTGVIDLSSWIQETEVTIPAINGWLLGYPVVYLFCKEHIEDAVCNLSTKSLNLYQIFVSRSGIPSRGAQCEELMSFTVPYDLSLEGRNEPWAKSFLLRMQAKLETCKQVWGSLKMERLVCYPP
- the LOC113734909 gene encoding uncharacterized protein isoform X3, which produces MEVAKLPEILSVFESSLSQIKWKLRPSSKRRLETDVLALITEMRPVVMVDYGGKMPELQEQLCSFLDSCQKESPVFELLKVMVIEDMIYLIHARALAEFVKSSLNLETEVVLIDVEQDPPKMMAQNYKSSAAAEFLSIQKKFYSLFHSNPVKRDLLQCEGTETRTGTGTSNSTGVIDLSSWIQETEVTIPAINGWLLGYPVVYLFCKEHIEDAVCNLSTKSLNLYQIFVSRSGIPSRGAQCEELMSFTVPYDLSLEGRNEPWAKSFLLRMQAKLETCKQVWGSLKMEFG
- the LOC113734909 gene encoding uncharacterized protein isoform X1: MEVAKLPEILSVFESSLSQIKWKLRPSSKRRLETDVLALITEMRPVVMVDYGGKMPELQEQLCSFLDSCQKESPVFELLKVMVIEDMIYLIHARALAEFVKSSLNLETEVVLIDVEQDPPKMMAQNYKSSAAAEFLSIQKKFYSLFHSNPVKRDLLQCEGTETRTGTGTSNSTGVIDLSSWIQETEVTIPAINGWLLGYPVVYLFCKEHIEDAVCNLSTKSLNLYQIFVSRSGIPSRGAQCEELMSFTVPYDLSLEGRNEPWAKSFLLRMQAKLETCKQVWGSLKMEVSGCYPQAIVL
- the LOC113734909 gene encoding uncharacterized protein isoform X5, which translates into the protein MEVAKLPEILSVFESSLSQIKWKLRPSSKRRLETDVLALITEMRPVVMVDYGGKMPELQEQLCSFLDSCQKESPVFELLKVMVIEDMIYLIHARALAEFVKSSLNLETEVVLIDVEQDPPKMMAQNYKSSAAAEFLSIQKKFYSLFHSNPVKRDLLQCEGTETRTGTGTSNSTGVIDLSSWIQETEVTIPAINGWLLGYPVVYLFCKEHIEDAVCNLSTKSLNLYQIFVSRSGIPSRGAQCEELMRDAKLLAPFSLCKSP
- the LOC113734909 gene encoding uncharacterized protein isoform X6, with protein sequence MRPVVMVDYGGKMPELQEQLCSFLDSCQKESPVFELLKVMVIEDMIYLIHARALAEFVKSSLNLETEVVLIDVEQDPPKMMAQNYKSSAAAEFLSIQKKFYSLFHSNPVKRDLLQCEGTETRTGTGTSNSTGVIDLSSWIQETEVTIPAINGWLLGYPVVYLFCKEHIEDAVCNLSTKSLNLYQIFVSRSGIPSRGAQCEELMSFTVPYDLSLEGRNEPWAKSFLLRMQAKLETCKQVWGSLKMEVSGCYPQAIVL